The following are encoded together in the Parambassis ranga chromosome 20, fParRan2.1, whole genome shotgun sequence genome:
- the armc1 gene encoding armadillo repeat-containing protein 1, whose amino-acid sequence MSAELDALTVVNQLRDLAADPLNRRAIVEDQGCLPGLILFLDHPNPQVVYSALLAVRYLAECRANREKMKGELGMMLSLQNVMQKSTSPGETKLLASEIYEILQAAGKEEAEQAEAAAASCRRKAQFFLGSNNKRAKTVVLHIDGLDDSTRRSLCEEALLKIRGVISFTFQMAVKRCVVRIRSDLKAEALGTAINSTKVMKAQQVVKTEDGGELMVPFQEGSAVLVEENTDIPDYLPEDESPSDEQDKAVTRAGSITDGMGWLSTAANFLTRSFYW is encoded by the exons ATGAGTGCGGAGTTGGATGCACTAACTGTGGTAAACCAGCTGCGAGATCTTGCTGCAGACCCCTTGAATCGAAGAGCCATAGTCGAAGACCAAGGCTGTCTGCCAGGTCTTATCCTTTTCCTAGACCACCCCAACCCACAAGTGGTTTACTCTGCACTATTG GCCGTGCGCTACCTGGCAGAATGTCGAGCCAACAGGGAGAAGATGAAGGGCGAGCTGGGCATGATGCTGAGTCTGCAGAATGTCATGCAGAA GAGTACGTCGCCTGGAGAGACCAAACTGCTGGCCTCTGAGATCTACGAGATTCTGCAGGCAGCTGGTAAAGAGGAGGCTGAACAGGCCGAGGCAGCTGCCGCCTCCTGCCGGCGAAAAGCCCAGTTTTTCCTGGGCTCCAACAACAAGAGGGCCAAAACTGTCGTCCTCCACATCGATGGACTAGATGACTCT ACTCGAAGGAGCCTGTGTGAGGAGGCCTTGCTAAAGATTCGAGGAGTCATAAGCTTCACCTTCCAGATGGCTGTGAAGAGATGTGTTGTCAGGATCCGATCTGACCTTAAAGCCGAG GCTCTGGGAACAGCAATTAACTCCACCAAAGTAATGAAGGCTCAGCAGGTGGTTAAGacggaggatggaggagag cTGATGGTGCCCTTCCAGGAGGGCTCAGCCGTGTTGGTAGAAGAGAACACAGACATCCCAGACTACCTGCCTGAGGACGAGAGTCCGTCCGATGAGCAGGACAAGGCCGTCACACGTGCAGGATCTATCACAGACGGCATGGGCTGGCTCAGCACAGCCGCCAACTTCCTGACACGCTCCTTCTACTGGTGA